ACCATGAAACGCCATTCTTCACGTGAGTAGCCTGTTAAGGGGTCTTCAGTTTTACGAACTCTGCTGTGTAACTTGGGGCAGGCTGCTTACCCACTCTGATCTCCTTTTATAAAATGGGgtcattatgagaattaaatgagagccAAAAGGGATTGCTGAGGCTGGGAAAGAAGCCAAAAGCTGGAGACAAGTTGGCTCAGGTTCGAACCCCTCTCTGCCTGATTTGCTGGTCACCTTGGGCAGCTGACTAGACAGCTCCAAACCTTGGTCTCCTTGGTGTGTGGAGTGGGAAGCAGTGCAGGCTGGGTGACAGAAAGGCTCAAGGAGGTACATCTCTTGCAGGGGACACTTCTGGGAAACTACAGAGGCCTCGATCTGCCCCAAGGGCTGGCAGGTGGGTTCCATGGGAGGTGGGGCATTGGGCCCACTTGAGTGGGCAGGTGAGGGCCatccctgcctctctcctcctcccctgctgCCTCCCCATGTCTCTGACTCCCCTTCTCTTATCCTGGCGGGGAGTTAAGGACGTGCCATCTTTGAGGGACCACTTCGTCATTCACttgatgaacatttattgagcaccttatGTGTACTTGTGCTATCCTGGGTTCTGGAGATAAATGACCAAGACGGGTCCTCCTTCTCAGAGTCACATTCTAGAGgctcagattttttaaatagtaaataagTTAGAGCAtattcgatgcttccaagtgctGTGAAGAAACTAAAGCAGGCAATGTGATGGAAAATAGGAGTGGGTGACTTTAGTTGGGGCCGTGGTGGAGGGGtagcaggggaggtggggaggacttTGAGCTGAGCCCTGAAGAGGAGCAGGAGGTGGCCGTAGGGAGATCTAGGGGAACAGAGCTCAAGACCaagaacagcaagtacaaaggtcCTGAAGTGGGAGGAAGCATGGAAACACCCCTCTTGTCCATTCCCTGTCCCCAGCTATGCAGAGAAGCTGCAATCGGATGAGCAGGTTTCCAAGAACCTCTTTGGGCCTCCCCTAGAGTCCGCCTTCGACCATGAAGATTTTACAGGTGACGGGGCTGGGGCTTCGGGGACATGGGCGGCCAGCAGGAGGAAGGGTGGGGCCACTGCAAGGATAGGAGGCTCAGGACCCTGGGCCAGGCCGGAGGGAGGACGTGGGGGTCCTCTGTGGGTCAAAGTGGGGGTGGGCGAGGCCATGGCACGAATGGGCGGAGCCGGCGAGAAGGTGTGGCCTTCGTGGGAGTGAGGATGACAATGAGTGGATAGGCAGGCATCAGTGGAGGTGAAAGTAGCCAGAGAGCATGGCCTGGggtggaggcggggtgggggagacaTCGAATGGGGGCGGGCCTTCCTCGACATGGGCGTGGCCTGCGGGAGGATGGACGGGACTCCGTGTGAGGGGTCTGGAGCtggctgcccccttccctcccccaggctcTAGCAGTCTCGGCTTCACCTCCAGCCCCTCGCCTTTCTCTTCCTCGTCGCCCGAGAACGTGGAGGACTCCGGCCTGGACTCACCGTCCCACGCGGCACCTGGCCCCTCCCCAGATTCCTGGGTTCCCCGCCCGGGCACCCCACAGAGCCCACCTACCTGTAGGGTGCCGCCCCGAGAGTCGAGGGGAACGCAGCCCCTGCTGCCATCGGACTCACCACAGCCCCTTGCACCATCCCCGGGTCCCTGGGGGGTGGAGGCTGTGGCTGGAGGAGGTGAGTTCCTCCACCCCTAGTCTGAGAGTTATTTGAGTCCTGGGGGAGGATTGAGCACCTAATGTGGCCAGGGTCTGAACAGGGTGCCGGGGACACAGCTGGGACCCAGGCAGGCAGAAACCCTCACCCTTGCAGGGACAATAGTGATATGGATATTTAATAAGGCAGGAGGTGGCAGGTGCCTGGTGAGGACTCAGAAGGGTAGGGCCTCCCTGAGGAGGGAACATCTGAGCTGGGATTTGATGGAGGTGAGGATGCAGCCGTATGGACATGGGGGGGAAGGGCATTCCCAGCAGAGggcacagcctgtgcaaaggtcctggggtggaAGCAGGCAAGACCCTTTGAGGAACAGTTAGGAGGCCAGTGTGGGTGGAACAGAGTGATgacagggagaaggagggagtggAGGGGGAGATGTTGGCAGGGAGATGGGATCAGGTGGGGGCTGGTGGTCCCAGGGAGAAATGTGAGTTTTACCCCTAGCAGGGTCAGAGCCACAGGAGGGAGGGCTGTGAGCAAAGAAGGGGTGGGACCTGCTCGGATTGCAGGCTCTCTCTGACCGCTTGGTAGGCAAGGATGAGAGCCAGAGACGAGGGAGGTGAGTCCAGGTAAGTGGTGATGGGGTAACAGTGGGGAGAAGGCCAGCAGACAGTCACGGGGCCCAGAGAACAGAGGAATCAGGGCAGAGGGCCTGAGGGCAGCTgaaaggagagggaagggcaGAAAGAGCAGGGAAGATGGGGCGGAAGAAGCTGGGGTGGGGGCGTGTCAAGGCTGGGCCTTTAGATGGCAGGTGGATGGGGGAGGCCCGTCTGGAGCACCCTGTGGACAGCTGCATGAAGACATCATCAAGCTGAAGTGGGATGGAAGGCTGCCCAGGGAGAGGGTAGGAGAGCGCTCGGGGTGGATCAGGGGCAGGGCTagaggggggaggaaggaggggattgCCTACTGGTTGGCTCCTGGGGGCCTGAGTCAGAGGGACTGTGGGCTGTGACCACATGAGGTCCCCAGCAGTGGTGacggggtggcgggggggggggtggggggcttggtACCATCCTTGGTTAAAGAAAGAGCCTGATTGGAGCTGGTTCAAGGGACGGCTCAGGGGAGTAAGTGTAGACCATGAGTGTAGACAGATAAAGTTGTCTGCGCTTCACTGTAGAACTAAGGTTCTCAGCTGGGCCAGTTATGCCCCTCAGGGGACACTTGGCAATATCACCACTGTTACTTGATTGTCACCACTTGGGGGCGGGGTATACCTGACGTCTgaggggtggaggccagggaggctgttcAACACCCTACAGTATGCAGGGCGGCCCCAGCATCATGAAGGATCCAACCCTGTTGAGAACCTTGGCACAGCCTGGGGTGTAGGTAGGAGGGGAGATGGACGAGTAAGCGTTTGTAGATGGAGCAAAGCAGGGACACTAGTGAAGCAAGAGAGCGAGGGGAACCTAGTTGTTACACCATGATTAGTTAATTTAGAAGGGTGTGACTCAGACACAAGCCAGGGTGGGAGACTACCCTTGGAACTGCCGAATGTTGGGTAAAATGCCTCTGCCAAATCCCCACCCCCCCGTAGAGTGCCTACCTCCTGAGCATCCAGCCCTTGCTTGCATACCCCCAGTGATGGGGAGCTCACCCCTTATTGAGCCACCAGTGTAGTGTCTGGAAGACTCAGGGTTGCAGATGGTGTCTGCAGTCCTGTCCAGCACCTTCTCTGTAGCCCTAGGACTCCCAACCATCAGGGAGTCTCCTCCTATAAGCCCAACTCCCAGTTTGGGGCTGAGTTCCTCCCCTGGGGAGGTTGGAGAGACCCAGGCAGCAGCTCAGCCATGTCTGTTCTTATGCTCATTCCCCAGACTTGATGCCTGTACCCGCTGACCTTGCAGCCAGGGAAGGCCTGGCAGCCCCACCCCGGAGACCTCGCTCCAGGAAAGCATCCTATCCCCTTATGCGCAGCAACGGGGACCTGGTAGGGTGAGGGGGGGTGGCAGGAGCTGGGCTGGGGGTCGCCTCCAGGGTCAGCATCGGGGCACTGCTGCTTGGGCGTTCACAGGCCGGCCtatcttctttccttccagtCTCGTTCCCTGAGCCCCTCCCCACTGGGCTCTTCAGCCCCCAGCACCATCCCAGAACGGCCCAGCTTCTCATCCCAGGCAGGACATGGTACGTgggtcctctctgggcctcagtttcaccTTCTCTGGTCCGGGTGTGTGGCTTAGTGATACAATGGAGGCTGTGTCGGCAGCGGGTGGGTTCTGGAGCCTGAGACCTGTGCTCACTCTGCCTGTCCCTCgttccctccctgccacccccaggaGTCTCCCGGGGCCCAAGCCCTGTGGTCCTGGGCTCCCAGGATGCCCTGCCCGTGGCCACTGCCTTCACTGAGTATGTCCACGCCTGCTTCCGTGGCCACAACCCCAGGTACACAGTGGTGGGGCACAGTGCAGATGGTGACAAGCAAACAGGGCTCCCTGGGGGCTGTGCATCTAGGTTCCAGCAGAGACAGCTTTCAAATGGGTTTCATGATCTGCTTTACCGTGGAACAGCTTCGAACACTGAGCTGAACAACCGGACCCATCCTGAGGGCTGTAGGGACCATGGAGGGCGTTTGAGCAGGGCTAGGCATTGATGTAGCCACGGTTTAGAGGAACTCCTCTGAGGCTGTTGTGGGCGTCAAACTGAAGGGAGCAAGACCAGAGGCCAGGCCCGTGGAGGGGGCAGGTTAAGGGTGAGTTGAGGGACCAGGGATAATCTGGGGGCGGTGCCCAGCCGAAAAGACCTTAAGACCAAGCCACAAAGAGGAGGAGAGTATTGGACCGGAAACCCAAGCTGAGGACAGTTACAAAACTGAATGTTTTGCTTTGAGCTTCCTGGTGACCTGGGGAAAAGAGAACTGGAGAAGGGGGTGTTCCTGTCTCCTTCAGCCCAGTGTGGATTCTTCCTGGTGTCTGGATTGCTGTCCAGGCAGGGACACAAGAGgtggaggctggggctgggaggctgGCCATGATCAGAGCCTTGCTGATTCTGAGGGACCTGGTGAGCCACAGGCTACAGTGAAACTAGGAGAGAGGGGAGCGTGAGGTGCCAGGCAGAGCCCTGAGCCAATGCCCAGTGCCTTCACCACCCGCCCCCACCAGCTGCCTGGCTCGAGTAACTGGGGAGCTGACCATGACCTTCCCTGCTGGTATCGTGCGTGTGTTCAGCGGAACCCCACCCCCACCGGTCCTCAGCTTCCGCCTCGTGCACACGGCCTCCATTGAGCACTTCCATCCCAATGCTGACCTGCTCTTCAGGTACTGTTGAGGAAAGTGAGAAAAGTTAGGGGGTTccaggggctggtgggggccAGGAGCACCCCGGCTCTGAATTCCTGTTCTGCCTCCCGggatttgctgtgtgaccctgggcaagctgCTCTCCCTCTCTGAAACTCACTCTCCTTCTGTCTTTTGCTTCCCACCCTCGCCCTTCCCTGGGAGTTATGCTTTATTGGTCCCAAGGTTAGCCTGGGAATCTGCATCTTTAGGAAGCCCTTGGTGTAGGTGGGATGCTGGAGGCCCTTGGGACGGCATCTCCCGAGGCCTGGGGTGATTATTCCTGGTCTCTGCAGTGACCCCTCCCAGAGTGACCCTGAGACCAAAGACTTCTGGCTCAACATGGCGGCTCTGACTGAGACCCTGCAGCGTCAGGCAGAACAGAATCCAGCTGCTTCCTACTACAACATAGTGCTGCTGCGGTACCAGGTGGGCCAGGTGGatggtgggggcagagggggcagggaggggatgggtgggtggggacAGGGTGAGCAGGCAGCAGAAATGGAGGCTGATAGCAATGAGCGTGGTGTGAGCTGTAGGTGGGGTGGGCAGTGTAGGGGGGCCTGGCCTCCACTAGTGCAGATGGCCCCATCATGCAGATTAGAAGAGGTCCGATCCCAGGACCTGGCAGTGGGCACCTGTCCCCAAGACTTTGTTAGAAGGGGGCACTCGTCTGCCCTCTGCTGGAGACGTGTTGTAACACAGCCTCTCATCCACAAAGAGCCCCTGGGGTGTCCTAGGCAGTGCAGTCAGGTCGGTTGAATGGCGGGTGGCATGGCATGGGGCAGTGTGGCTGAATAGTGTGCGGTGTGGCAGGACAGGATGGCTCAAGCCGTGTCCTCTCTCCTGTTCTCCCTTCCCCTAGTTCTCCCGCCCCGGTCCCCAGTCCGTGCCTCTGCAGCTGAGCACCCACTGGCAGTGCGGGGCGACCCTCACTCAGGTCTCGGTGGAGTACAGCTACCGGCATGGTGCCACGGCCGTGCCCACGCCACTCACCAATGTCCAGATCCTGCTGCCCGTAGGGGAGCCCGTGACCAACGTCCGCCTGCAGCCGGCTGCCACCTGGTGAGGGCGTGTGGGAGGCCTGGGGAAGCTCAGCAGTGCCCCCAGAACCTAGCAGAGCTCCCTTTGATATGCCAACTGAAGGGTCCACCCTAGGCCTGACCATTCACTGTGGGCTCACCTTGCTTGGAGCTAAGGGTGATATTACTAGCAATAATAATGTCTGACACCGAGAGCTTCCTACACGTCAGGCTCGTTCCATGCGTTCTGCACACACTGACAGGCTCGGGGCTTTTAGCAATCCCTCAAGGGGTTGGCCACCGTCATTCCCACTTATGGAGGGGGAGCTGAGACACACAGAGGCTAAGTCACCTAGGTCACACCAGGATTGCAACCCAGCCACCCACTCGTGGTCCCTGGCTTTTAGTCCCTGCACAATGTTGCCTTTGTTTTGTACAAAAGGTAGAACCTGTCACCAAGAAGCCAAATTTATAGGGCCAAATGCATCATCTAAAAGTGCTGCAAGGCTGTAGAGCCTTCAGGAACCAGCTGCTCCATACCCCACCCCCATTTCAcacatgggaaaactgaggccaggaAGGAGACCCGGCTTTCTCGGGTCATGTAGCCAAGAGGCAACTGAGCTGGGACCCTGGGCTCCCAATGTCCTTTCTGGTGGAGACCGGACCAAGCTTCTCTTGATGCCAGGAATCTGGAGGAGAAGCGGCTCCTATGGAAGCTTCCAGATGTGTCCGAGACAGGGGGTGAGTTATGATTGTGCTTAAGGTCTTGGGGGTCTCAAATGGGAGAGGCTTATTTCAAC
This window of the Mesoplodon densirostris isolate mMesDen1 chromosome 3, mMesDen1 primary haplotype, whole genome shotgun sequence genome carries:
- the FCHO1 gene encoding F-BAR domain only protein 1 isoform X4 yields the protein MSYFGEYFWGEKNHGFEVLYHSVKQGPISTKELADFIRERTFAPLWEVFRVSSDKLALCHLELTRKLQDLIKDVLRYSEEQLKAHKKCKEEAVGTLDAVQVLAGVSQLLPKSRENYLNRCMDQERLRRESTSQKEMDKAETKTKKAAESLRRSVEKYNSARADFEQKMLDSALRFQAMEETHLRQMKALLGSYAHSVEDTHVQIGQVHEEFKQNIENISVEMLLRKFAESKGTGQEKPGPLDFEAYSAAALQEAMKRLRGAKAFRLPGLSRREREPPAAVDSLEPDSGTCPEVDEEGFTVRPDVTQNSTAEPSRFSSSDSDFDDEEPRKFYVHIKPAPARAPPCSPKAAAAQLRATAGSLILPPGPGGTMKRHSSRDTSGKLQRPRSAPRAGSYAEKLQSDEQVSKNLFGPPLESAFDHEDFTGSSSLGFTSSPSPFSSSSPENVEDSGLDSPSHAAPGPSPDSWVPRPGTPQSPPTCRVPPRESRGTQPLLPSDSPQPLAPSPGPWGVEAVAGGDLMPVPADLAAREGLAAPPRRPRSRKASYPLMRSNGDLSRSLSPSPLGSSAPSTIPERPSFSSQAGHGVSRGPSPVVLGSQDALPVATAFTEYVHACFRGHNPSCLARVTGELTMTFPAGIVRVFSGTPPPPVLSFRLVHTASIEHFHPNADLLFSDPSQSDPETKDFWLNMAALTETLQRQAEQNPAASYYNIVLLRYQFSRPGPQSVPLQLSTHWQCGATLTQVSVEYSYRHGATAVPTPLTNVQILLPVGEPVTNVRLQPAATWNLEEKRLLWKLPDVSETGGSGHLSASWEPCSGPSTPSPVAAQFTSEGATLSGVDLELVGSGYRMSLVKRRFATGMYLVSC